In Thalassotalea fonticola, a single genomic region encodes these proteins:
- a CDS encoding sulfatase-like hydrolase/transferase: protein MNTKLLFSIAMILSISIITLMCFLSPAHAKSSTSPNIVLIISDDAGYADFGFQGSKIIETPNIDAIAKSGVTFTRGYVSAPVCAPSRAGLLTGRYQQRFSFERNLTTKEDLNRGIAQSEKTMGDHFKALGYRTAAIGKWHLGNKDVYHPNNRGFDHFYGLLDGSRDYFKQVIKKPADKYKVLQRNGELLTETTGYVTDLLTNETIDFIERNKTQPFFAYVSYTAVHTPMHAQAHRLTAVPESVVDPKRRKLIAMTASLDDNIGRIIAKLDQLGLSENTLVVFLNDNGGALTNASINAPLRGYKGSTFEGAIRVPMVVKWPGHIKENSHYDQTVISLDLLPTLLAAANAKPIENTPTIDGKNLLPYLSGANASSPHESIFFKYHSGRAHIKGDWKWMTTKLKQADGSKKLFKFLFNLKNDPAEQNNLLNSHPEKVTELRLEWQDWFFDMPGIWTQL from the coding sequence ATGAATACAAAATTACTATTTTCAATCGCTATGATATTGAGCATCTCTATCATTACTTTAATGTGCTTCCTATCCCCCGCACATGCAAAATCGAGTACTTCACCCAATATTGTATTAATCATATCTGACGATGCAGGTTACGCCGATTTTGGTTTTCAAGGCAGCAAAATAATCGAAACGCCTAATATTGATGCTATCGCGAAGTCAGGTGTAACATTTACCCGAGGTTATGTATCTGCTCCAGTATGTGCGCCATCACGCGCGGGGTTACTAACCGGCCGTTACCAGCAACGTTTTAGTTTTGAAAGAAATCTAACAACTAAAGAGGATCTTAACAGGGGTATAGCCCAAAGCGAAAAAACTATGGGTGATCATTTTAAAGCCCTAGGCTATCGAACTGCAGCAATAGGAAAATGGCACTTGGGTAATAAAGATGTGTATCATCCCAATAATCGAGGTTTCGATCATTTTTATGGTTTATTAGACGGCTCGCGCGACTATTTTAAACAAGTAATTAAAAAGCCTGCTGACAAATATAAAGTGTTGCAAAGAAATGGCGAGTTACTGACCGAAACGACCGGCTATGTTACTGATTTATTAACCAATGAAACCATTGACTTTATTGAACGAAATAAGACACAACCTTTTTTTGCTTATGTTTCATATACTGCCGTCCATACCCCCATGCATGCACAAGCTCATCGTTTAACAGCAGTCCCCGAAAGTGTTGTCGATCCTAAAAGAAGAAAACTTATAGCCATGACAGCCTCTTTAGATGATAACATCGGGAGAATTATCGCTAAATTAGATCAACTCGGTTTAAGTGAAAACACCCTAGTTGTTTTTTTGAATGACAATGGTGGTGCACTTACAAATGCATCAATTAACGCCCCATTACGTGGTTATAAAGGGTCAACATTTGAAGGTGCTATTAGGGTGCCTATGGTCGTAAAATGGCCTGGGCATATCAAAGAAAATAGTCATTATGATCAAACCGTGATCTCACTCGATTTATTACCAACGCTATTAGCTGCTGCGAACGCCAAACCAATAGAAAACACACCAACTATCGATGGGAAAAATCTATTACCTTATTTGAGCGGGGCGAACGCCAGTTCACCACATGAGTCAATATTTTTCAAATATCATTCTGGTCGAGCACATATTAAAGGGGATTGGAAATGGATGACCACCAAATTAAAACAAGCCGATGGCAGTAAAAAATTATTTAAATTTTTGTTCAACCTTAAAAACGATCCGGCTGAGCAAAACAATTTACTCAATTCTCACCCAGAAAAAGTCACTGAACTTAGACTTGAATGGCAAGATTGGTTTTTTGACATGCCAGGAATTTGGACCCAGCTTTAA
- a CDS encoding glycoside hydrolase family 88/105 protein — translation MMRITCNLKQVLLLSCLTSPFSYATSETSPEAKEQYVNNEISAKFIKPAVYKAMKKVADWQLTRFNKKTYLFEGYDEGAYMSPTDSDSHPQGWVYAAYHVGMSRWSELADSKGDSSYYQLQYDIAKQGKYLFSPRIYNADDYAIGQLYLDLYKKYQEPEMLVPLKVIFEMIMQTPSTISLNYEHVVQKSNLTSDELDDKFGGRKFPIVPCKNRWCWADALFMGPPVWINLAKQTGDQRYLDFADKEFWATVDFLWDKEDHLFFRDSKFFEKREKNGEKVIWARGVGWVAAGLARILENLPKDHNKRAKYEDIFEKMMTRLAGAQQSDGLWRPSVLAPESKPFKETSGTALMAFAFASGINQGILDKNTFLPVVSKAWTALVDAVQPNGKLGWVQQIGEAPDNVSKEDSQIYAVGAYLLTGSEVYKLSKD, via the coding sequence ATGATGCGAATTACTTGTAATCTAAAACAGGTGCTTTTACTCAGCTGCTTAACTTCTCCTTTTAGTTATGCCACTTCAGAAACTTCACCTGAGGCAAAAGAGCAGTATGTAAATAATGAAATATCTGCCAAATTCATAAAGCCCGCTGTATATAAAGCGATGAAAAAAGTTGCTGACTGGCAATTAACGCGGTTTAATAAAAAAACCTATCTATTCGAAGGCTATGATGAAGGTGCATATATGTCACCAACCGACAGCGATAGTCATCCGCAGGGATGGGTTTATGCGGCCTATCATGTAGGTATGTCTCGTTGGTCTGAATTAGCAGACTCAAAAGGTGACAGTAGCTATTATCAATTGCAATATGATATTGCAAAGCAGGGGAAATACTTATTCTCTCCCCGAATTTATAACGCTGATGATTATGCGATTGGCCAACTCTATTTAGATCTTTATAAAAAATATCAAGAACCTGAGATGCTAGTGCCGTTAAAAGTCATTTTTGAAATGATCATGCAAACACCATCAACAATATCTCTAAATTATGAACATGTCGTACAAAAATCGAATTTAACTTCGGATGAACTTGATGACAAATTTGGCGGCAGAAAATTCCCGATAGTACCCTGTAAAAATCGCTGGTGCTGGGCTGACGCTTTATTTATGGGTCCCCCGGTATGGATAAATCTAGCGAAGCAAACCGGTGATCAACGATATTTAGACTTTGCCGATAAAGAATTTTGGGCGACGGTTGATTTTTTATGGGATAAAGAAGATCACCTTTTCTTTCGTGATTCTAAATTTTTTGAAAAACGAGAAAAAAATGGTGAAAAGGTTATTTGGGCTCGAGGAGTCGGTTGGGTTGCAGCAGGTCTCGCACGCATTTTAGAAAATTTACCAAAGGATCATAACAAGCGGGCGAAGTATGAAGATATCTTTGAAAAAATGATGACGCGTTTAGCTGGCGCTCAACAATCAGATGGTTTATGGCGTCCATCAGTTTTAGCGCCTGAATCAAAACCATTTAAAGAAACAAGTGGCACCGCATTAATGGCCTTCGCTTTTGCTTCAGGTATTAATCAAGGAATTTTAGACAAAAATACTTTCCTGCCAGTGGTCAGCAAAGCATGGACAGCATTAGTAGATGCCGTGCAACCAAATGGTAAACTGGGTTGGGTACAACAAATAGGTGAAGCACCTGATAATGTATCCAAAGAAGATTCACAAATTTATGCCGTAGGAGCCTACCTACTTACAGGCAGTGAAGTGTATAAGCTATCTAAAGATTAG
- a CDS encoding DUF4955 domain-containing protein, with protein MTKNMVQLMCCLFISACTGIIDESVESEKETLWQNYLKNSSQERVLMDFSHAGVNFSDSAIPELALPIFDVTSYGAVADDGIEDKDAIQRTINAAEKAGGGIVQLPAGRFLVNEMPGQRAGLRVSSSNVILRGSQNDSRQTELFMEHHLEPVVAEQLWTVPAMITFQPANSQALTSNSAKRQYSFHTQIIENSAANSEYVTVLNAEQFQIGDMVTFEMEDPAANNEYLHGKPVRGIWQRINTKGVMVAESHQIKKISGNRLYFMRPTLTRINVDYGWKIGKVPSITNVGIEKISFKGNFNEKFKHHKNYIHDSGFSAVKLIRTSHSWVRNCKFTDVSYAVTVEGGMANSVLLNSIEGNSGHGSFTVSFGTRNLVGLNIDTSSEGQWHGPGASHLSVGNVFWKFYSPTSRGIDAHSVFPRHTLFDAITSHGFGGWGGSYATLPNHLEGLVFWNFTQLGSAVSKGNEDNIDFWNLPESDSEKYGFLTAVNPILVGYRGSATSINENNLLKLESVNQHVTPSSLFEAQLNHRLGTTPDWLIESIEQWQILKNRRH; from the coding sequence ATGACAAAGAATATGGTTCAGCTAATGTGCTGCTTATTCATCTCGGCCTGTACCGGTATAATCGACGAAAGCGTAGAGTCTGAAAAAGAAACCCTATGGCAAAATTATCTAAAGAACAGTAGTCAAGAAAGGGTGCTAATGGATTTTTCTCATGCAGGGGTTAATTTTTCTGATTCAGCTATCCCCGAACTCGCACTTCCTATATTTGATGTCACTAGCTATGGCGCCGTTGCTGACGATGGTATTGAAGATAAAGATGCAATCCAGCGCACAATAAACGCCGCCGAAAAGGCCGGAGGTGGAATTGTACAGCTCCCTGCTGGCAGGTTTTTGGTAAACGAAATGCCAGGACAGCGGGCAGGTCTTAGAGTGTCTTCCTCGAATGTCATTTTAAGAGGGAGTCAAAATGATAGCAGGCAAACTGAGTTATTTATGGAGCATCATTTAGAACCTGTGGTTGCTGAACAGTTATGGACAGTGCCAGCGATGATCACCTTTCAACCTGCCAACAGTCAGGCATTAACCTCAAACAGCGCAAAACGACAGTATTCATTTCATACACAAATCATCGAAAATTCAGCTGCCAATAGTGAATATGTGACAGTTTTAAATGCAGAGCAATTTCAAATTGGCGATATGGTTACCTTTGAAATGGAAGACCCAGCCGCGAATAATGAATATCTACATGGCAAACCAGTAAGAGGTATTTGGCAAAGAATAAATACCAAAGGTGTGATGGTGGCAGAAAGCCATCAGATTAAAAAAATATCGGGTAATCGCCTGTATTTCATGCGTCCGACATTGACCAGGATAAATGTCGACTATGGTTGGAAAATAGGAAAAGTGCCATCTATCACGAACGTAGGCATCGAAAAAATAAGTTTTAAAGGTAACTTCAATGAAAAATTCAAGCATCACAAAAATTATATTCATGACTCGGGTTTCTCTGCGGTTAAGTTAATAAGAACAAGTCACTCCTGGGTGCGAAACTGTAAGTTTACTGATGTTTCTTATGCTGTAACCGTAGAGGGCGGGATGGCTAATAGTGTTTTATTGAACTCGATTGAAGGTAATTCCGGGCATGGCAGCTTTACCGTTTCGTTTGGCACCAGAAATCTAGTTGGCCTCAATATCGATACCAGTAGTGAAGGTCAATGGCATGGGCCCGGGGCATCACATTTATCGGTTGGAAACGTTTTTTGGAAATTTTATAGTCCGACTTCACGAGGAATTGATGCTCATTCGGTTTTTCCTAGACACACCTTATTTGATGCCATAACAAGTCATGGTTTTGGCGGCTGGGGCGGCTCATATGCAACTTTACCCAATCATCTTGAAGGCTTGGTTTTTTGGAATTTTACCCAGCTAGGCAGTGCAGTCAGTAAGGGTAATGAAGATAATATCGACTTTTGGAATTTACCCGAAAGTGATAGTGAAAAGTATGGTTTTTTAACTGCGGTAAATCCAATTTTAGTCGGTTATCGAGGCAGTGCGACCAGTATTAACGAAAATAATTTATTAAAGTTAGAAAGCGTTAATCAGCATGTAACCCCATCTTCATTATTTGAAGCACAACTTAACCATAGGTTAGGTACAACGCCTGACTGGTTGATTGAATCGATAGAGCAATGGCAAATACTTAAAAATAGGAGGCACTAG
- a CDS encoding TonB-dependent receptor: MNFKTSSLAAAVFAAISSTPLMAEEALKDKEEVEVIEVTGIRGSLVNSLFDKRASDSIIDGVAAEDIGKFPDQNVAESLQRITGVTIDRGEGGEGQKISIRGFGSNFNNVLFNGRSMPTDDSSRGFSFDLVASELISGADVYKTLRADTIEGGLGGTVNVHTARPFDYDGFKGVASVKGVHDTLADSTTPFVSALISQNFDSDFGVLASFAYQQRDARMDQAGSTNFRESNVQLGGPDSDFTEDKFRRPQSAFQRYELSDRERIGGTLVGQWQAADNVLVTADVLYSNLTAEKEGHTLSRYFSNPQFNAEVDGNGTVTEFDRSVKPFVSPGVFQLYDNGKKLPIGQWNSAQYADQDRDSTTTMFGLNVAWDVSDNFVVNVDLHSSKAEARSKNNPNITVANPTQTPAHWEDTGDSFKWETNDANFYGDASQYHTNNVYLTSDDSDDEITEFRIDSEWQPEDLGLLTSVKAGVYYSDREKTKNRAETPWGDVVKGMYAGFYANVPESLFYKISPDGGFLSDHDDGGFVNNWLTFNPDDLFAYLISDEARANADHRGEQIMNNFANGDDTYANEAEAQAAADAAVALQLAKIDAGFAANPSGGKYGPYTPVHNAGKSWVVTEETIAAYIEANFAGDSWSGNFGLRYITTDTESVSAGEEFVGMEEIPGTGGYIEHTNTSDTIMASASYDKILPSVNLKFDLTEDVVARISYSESLTRPNLSQLISAQSISASAISDGQGGTEFNGTINGQNPELKPYTSSNVDIALEWYYSDDSYLGATYFSKNLTDWIVSSTQDVTLYDSISNVDREFQQTSPFNTESAEISGIEMAMLHNFDSGFGVQANYTLLDTSAASDETSTSNVNMNGLSETSYNLIGYYEQGPIQARIAYNWREGYTTCNSCSWGDPMKVDNYGQVDASVSYDISEQFTVFADVINLLDEDPYKYTVHKNRTISITDTGTRYSVGVRATF, translated from the coding sequence ATGAATTTTAAAACTAGTAGTTTAGCTGCCGCTGTATTTGCTGCAATCTCTAGTACTCCATTAATGGCTGAAGAAGCATTGAAGGACAAAGAAGAGGTTGAAGTAATTGAGGTAACCGGTATTCGCGGTAGCTTAGTTAACTCTTTATTTGATAAGCGTGCGTCAGACAGTATTATTGATGGTGTAGCCGCTGAAGATATCGGTAAATTTCCTGATCAAAACGTTGCCGAATCATTACAACGAATCACTGGTGTAACGATTGATCGTGGTGAAGGTGGTGAAGGCCAAAAAATTTCCATCCGTGGTTTTGGTTCTAATTTTAACAATGTATTGTTTAATGGCCGTTCTATGCCTACAGACGATTCATCTCGTGGTTTTTCATTTGATCTAGTTGCATCCGAGCTTATTAGTGGTGCCGATGTATATAAAACACTTCGAGCAGATACCATAGAAGGTGGTCTTGGTGGTACGGTGAATGTTCATACCGCTCGTCCATTTGATTATGACGGTTTTAAAGGTGTTGCATCAGTGAAGGGGGTTCATGACACCTTAGCGGATAGCACGACTCCATTTGTTTCTGCTTTGATCAGTCAAAATTTTGATAGTGACTTTGGTGTGTTAGCCTCATTTGCATACCAGCAAAGGGATGCTCGCATGGATCAAGCCGGTTCTACCAACTTCCGAGAAAGCAATGTTCAACTTGGTGGTCCGGATTCTGACTTTACCGAAGACAAGTTTAGACGACCACAAAGTGCCTTTCAACGATATGAATTATCAGATAGAGAGCGCATTGGTGGTACCTTAGTCGGTCAATGGCAAGCTGCTGATAATGTGTTAGTGACTGCTGATGTTTTATATTCAAACTTAACTGCCGAGAAAGAAGGTCATACCCTGAGCCGTTATTTCTCCAACCCTCAATTTAATGCCGAGGTCGATGGTAATGGCACTGTTACTGAATTTGACCGATCGGTTAAACCATTTGTTTCTCCTGGGGTATTTCAACTCTATGATAATGGTAAAAAGCTACCAATAGGTCAATGGAACAGTGCTCAATATGCGGATCAGGATCGTGATAGCACTACCACAATGTTCGGTTTAAATGTTGCATGGGATGTATCTGATAATTTTGTTGTCAACGTAGATCTTCATTCTTCAAAAGCAGAAGCACGTTCAAAGAATAACCCCAATATAACTGTTGCTAATCCAACGCAAACTCCTGCACATTGGGAAGATACCGGTGACTCATTCAAGTGGGAAACAAACGATGCTAACTTTTATGGCGATGCGTCTCAATATCATACCAATAATGTTTATTTAACCAGTGATGATAGTGATGATGAAATCACCGAGTTTCGTATTGATTCAGAGTGGCAACCAGAAGATTTAGGGTTATTAACCTCTGTAAAAGCCGGTGTTTATTACTCAGATCGGGAAAAAACAAAAAATCGTGCGGAAACGCCTTGGGGAGATGTTGTTAAGGGCATGTATGCCGGTTTTTATGCCAATGTACCTGAGTCGTTATTTTATAAAATAAGTCCTGATGGCGGTTTTTTATCTGACCATGATGATGGCGGATTTGTAAATAACTGGCTCACCTTTAATCCGGATGATTTATTTGCCTACTTGATCAGTGACGAAGCAAGAGCTAATGCTGACCACCGTGGTGAACAAATTATGAATAATTTTGCCAATGGTGATGACACTTATGCAAATGAAGCCGAAGCACAAGCCGCAGCAGATGCCGCAGTGGCTTTACAGTTAGCTAAAATTGACGCTGGTTTTGCGGCTAATCCTTCTGGCGGCAAATATGGTCCATACACCCCTGTGCACAATGCAGGTAAATCTTGGGTAGTCACTGAAGAAACTATTGCTGCTTATATTGAGGCAAACTTTGCAGGCGATTCATGGTCAGGTAACTTTGGTTTACGTTATATCACAACCGATACCGAATCAGTAAGTGCAGGCGAAGAGTTTGTCGGCATGGAAGAGATCCCTGGTACTGGTGGTTATATTGAACACACCAACACTAGTGATACTATTATGGCTAGTGCCAGTTATGATAAAATTTTACCAAGTGTAAACTTAAAATTTGACTTGACCGAAGACGTCGTTGCTCGTATTTCTTATTCGGAATCATTGACTCGACCAAATTTAAGTCAACTTATTTCTGCGCAAAGTATCAGTGCCTCGGCTATCTCAGATGGTCAAGGCGGCACCGAATTTAATGGTACTATTAATGGCCAAAACCCGGAATTGAAGCCGTACACCTCGTCAAATGTTGATATCGCATTGGAATGGTATTACTCAGATGACAGTTATCTTGGCGCGACTTATTTCTCGAAAAATTTAACCGACTGGATTGTTTCGTCTACTCAAGATGTAACTTTATACGATTCAATCAGCAATGTTGATCGTGAGTTCCAGCAAACATCACCATTTAATACAGAATCTGCTGAAATAAGTGGTATAGAAATGGCGATGCTGCACAACTTTGATAGTGGTTTTGGTGTACAGGCTAACTATACTTTGTTAGATACTAGTGCGGCTTCCGATGAAACCAGTACATCTAATGTAAATATGAATGGTTTGTCTGAAACGTCTTACAACTTAATTGGTTACTATGAGCAAGGTCCTATACAGGCACGTATTGCTTATAATTGGCGCGAAGGTTATACAACCTGTAACAGTTGTTCGTGGGGAGACCCGATGAAAGTAGATAACTATGGTCAGGTTGATGCTTCTGTTAGTTATGACATTAGTGAACAATTCACTGTTTTTGCCGATGTTATTAATTTACTTGATGAAGACCCATACAAATATACCGTACATAAAAACCGAACTATTAGTATTACCGATACTGGTACCCGTTATTCTGTCGGTGTACGTGCGACCTTCTAA
- a CDS encoding sugar MFS transporter has translation MEAAIENTQVKQSSLVPMAIVGGLFFVFGFVTWLNGSLIPFLKIACELNHMEAYLVTMAFYIAYTVMALPVSTVLKRSGYKNGMVLGLLVMSVGAIIFIPAAQERMYSIFLLALFILASGLTMLQTAANPYIVLLGPKETAAVRISIMGLLNKSAGIVAPIIFTAFVLSDMSQFDETRLAPLDEIKRNAELMELSSRLVTPYIVMAIMLAILAVVIKLSPLPEPNLEENTNDSDDDKWAILRFPQLIFGALTLFFYVGVEVIAGDTIGLFGQEMGVSNFGQLTSYTMAFMVAAYITGMVVIPRFISQETALALSGAFGIVLSILLLTSSSDSSNVWQSLFFWTGAPQIPNVVLYVALLGFANALVWPAIWPMALTGLGKHTSTGSALLIMGISGGALMPLIYGYLVESSGNSQSSYWIMLPCYLVILWYALHGHKIRSWTSSVNDKH, from the coding sequence ATGGAAGCGGCAATAGAAAATACACAAGTTAAGCAATCAAGTTTGGTGCCTATGGCCATTGTTGGTGGTCTGTTTTTCGTCTTTGGTTTTGTCACTTGGCTAAATGGTTCATTGATACCGTTTTTAAAGATCGCCTGTGAACTCAATCATATGGAAGCCTATTTAGTCACCATGGCGTTTTATATTGCCTACACAGTAATGGCATTGCCGGTATCCACAGTGTTAAAACGCAGCGGCTATAAAAATGGCATGGTGTTGGGACTGTTAGTGATGTCGGTTGGCGCCATTATTTTTATTCCCGCAGCGCAAGAGCGAATGTACAGCATATTTTTACTGGCGTTATTTATTCTGGCATCCGGTTTAACCATGTTACAAACTGCCGCCAACCCCTATATTGTTTTGCTCGGTCCGAAAGAAACGGCGGCGGTGCGTATTAGTATTATGGGGTTACTGAATAAAAGTGCCGGTATTGTTGCGCCGATCATTTTTACCGCGTTTGTGTTAAGTGACATGTCGCAGTTTGACGAAACACGGCTTGCGCCCTTGGATGAAATAAAACGTAATGCCGAACTAATGGAACTATCAAGCCGCCTGGTCACTCCCTATATTGTGATGGCGATAATGTTAGCGATATTGGCTGTGGTAATTAAATTGTCGCCACTGCCTGAGCCCAATTTAGAAGAAAATACTAATGACAGCGATGATGATAAATGGGCAATTTTACGCTTTCCACAATTAATCTTTGGCGCCTTGACGCTGTTTTTTTATGTCGGCGTCGAAGTGATCGCCGGTGATACTATTGGCCTGTTTGGTCAAGAAATGGGAGTAAGCAACTTTGGCCAGCTCACCTCTTACACCATGGCGTTTATGGTTGCGGCATACATCACTGGTATGGTGGTGATCCCACGTTTTATTAGTCAGGAAACCGCGTTAGCGCTGTCTGGCGCTTTCGGTATTGTCTTATCAATATTGCTACTCACCTCATCGTCTGATAGTTCCAATGTTTGGCAGTCTTTATTTTTCTGGACTGGCGCACCTCAAATCCCAAATGTCGTGCTTTATGTTGCCTTGTTAGGTTTTGCTAATGCATTGGTATGGCCGGCCATTTGGCCTATGGCATTAACTGGCTTGGGTAAACACACCAGTACCGGTTCCGCTTTACTTATTATGGGGATTTCCGGTGGTGCTTTGATGCCTTTAATATACGGCTATTTAGTTGAATCCAGTGGTAATTCACAAAGTTCTTATTGGATCATGTTGCCGTGTTACTTGGTTATTTTATGGTACGCGTTACATGGTCATAAAATTCGTAGTTGGACTTCAAGCGTTAATGATAAGCATTAA
- the agaR gene encoding transcriptional repressor AgaR encodes MLTTIERHSEIIQQINKTGKVSVEALASEYAVSTVTIRNDLNQLDKKSLLVRSRGGAISSSRITKELSFKQKHIQNHKVKKLLAKETVKLINNGDSIILDSGTTTEEVALCLHQHQQLKVMTNGLNVAAKLAQHDGIEVMVTGGTLRQKSQSFFDSQARDSLRHYHFDKIILAVDGFDLQAGITTHFAQEASLNRLMCEKSAEIIVVTDSSKFDKRSCHVVQNIDKINTVITDKGIPAEYIKAFAIAGVELIMVD; translated from the coding sequence ATGCTCACCACGATTGAAAGACATAGTGAAATAATTCAACAAATCAATAAAACAGGTAAAGTATCTGTTGAAGCATTAGCATCCGAATATGCTGTTTCTACGGTTACTATTCGTAACGATTTAAACCAATTAGATAAAAAATCACTGTTAGTTCGCTCACGCGGTGGGGCTATTTCCAGTAGTAGAATAACAAAAGAGCTATCCTTCAAACAAAAGCACATTCAAAACCATAAGGTTAAAAAGTTACTGGCAAAAGAGACAGTAAAGTTAATCAATAATGGCGATTCTATTATTTTAGACTCAGGCACCACTACCGAAGAAGTCGCGCTTTGTCTGCATCAGCATCAACAATTAAAAGTAATGACCAATGGTCTGAATGTAGCGGCAAAATTGGCACAACATGATGGTATCGAAGTCATGGTGACCGGTGGAACATTACGGCAAAAATCGCAATCTTTCTTTGACAGTCAGGCCAGAGACAGTTTACGTCATTACCATTTTGACAAAATTATTTTAGCGGTTGACGGTTTTGATCTGCAAGCAGGTATCACCACTCACTTTGCACAAGAAGCCAGTTTGAATCGATTAATGTGTGAAAAATCGGCTGAGATTATTGTGGTAACCGACTCATCAAAGTTTGATAAACGCAGCTGCCATGTGGTGCAAAATATCGACAAAATCAACACTGTAATCACCGATAAAGGCATTCCCGCCGAATACATCAAAGCATTTGCGATCGCTGGCGTCGAATTAATTATGGTCGATTAG
- a CDS encoding D-tagatose-bisphosphate aldolase, class II, non-catalytic subunit produces MKEITDIIKANRNGETRGIYAICSAHPLVIEASIEQALSDDSPILIEATANQVNQFGGYTGMLPADFLEFIGSIADAKGYPRERIIPGGDHLGPVCWVDEPAEQAMLKAQQLIKTYVAAGFKKIHLDTSMSCADDPQCLADEVVAERAAILCAVAERTAIDSFGKSDLVFVVGTEVPPPGGATEEIEELELTPVNRVKQTLALHQNAFSARGLEDAWQRVIALVVQPGVEFDHTSIIDYQSEKAQALKACIAEVPNIVFEAHSSDYQNDQAYLDLVKDHFGVLKVGPQLTLAMREAMFALSYIEDELLPVEQRSHLRAVCEQEMLEAPKNWQRFYPVPASKGTLYRRYSYSDRIRYYWNQPRIQQAVDCLFTNLSNSGIPLPLISQFLPEQYRAIRNNDLTVSPAELVKAKIKQVTGSYAQACWQQ; encoded by the coding sequence ATGAAAGAAATCACTGACATCATCAAAGCTAACCGAAACGGCGAAACTCGTGGTATTTACGCCATCTGTTCCGCCCATCCGTTGGTAATCGAAGCATCTATCGAACAAGCGCTAAGCGATGACTCGCCAATATTAATCGAAGCCACCGCCAATCAAGTCAATCAATTCGGCGGTTATACCGGAATGTTGCCGGCCGATTTTTTAGAATTTATTGGCAGCATTGCCGATGCCAAAGGCTACCCTAGAGAGCGTATCATCCCGGGTGGTGATCATCTTGGGCCGGTTTGTTGGGTTGATGAGCCGGCCGAACAAGCGATGCTCAAAGCTCAGCAACTAATCAAAACCTATGTCGCCGCCGGCTTTAAAAAAATTCATTTGGATACCAGTATGAGCTGTGCCGATGATCCACAATGTTTAGCCGATGAAGTTGTCGCCGAACGGGCAGCAATACTATGCGCCGTGGCAGAGCGAACCGCTATCGATAGCTTTGGTAAATCTGATTTAGTCTTTGTGGTAGGAACCGAAGTTCCCCCTCCAGGCGGTGCTACAGAAGAAATCGAGGAATTAGAATTAACGCCGGTAAACAGGGTAAAACAAACCTTAGCACTGCATCAAAATGCGTTTTCGGCACGTGGCCTTGAGGATGCGTGGCAGCGTGTCATTGCCTTGGTTGTGCAGCCTGGAGTTGAGTTTGATCATACCAGTATCATCGATTATCAATCAGAAAAAGCGCAGGCACTAAAAGCATGCATTGCAGAGGTACCTAATATTGTTTTTGAAGCGCACTCGTCTGATTATCAGAATGATCAAGCCTACCTTGATTTAGTGAAAGATCACTTCGGTGTTTTGAAAGTAGGTCCGCAATTGACCCTGGCAATGCGAGAGGCGATGTTCGCCTTGTCTTATATTGAAGATGAACTGTTACCGGTAGAACAGCGTTCACATTTACGTGCTGTTTGTGAGCAAGAAATGTTAGAAGCGCCAAAAAACTGGCAACGTTTTTATCCGGTTCCCGCCAGTAAAGGCACTCTATATCGCCGATATAGTTACAGCGACAGAATTCGTTATTACTGGAATCAGCCACGCATTCAACAAGCTGTGGACTGTTTATTTACCAACCTTAGCAACTCAGGTATTCCATTACCGTTAATCAGTCAGTTCTTACCTGAGCAGTACCGTGCAATTCGTAACAACGACTTAACAGTATCACCAGCAGAATTGGTGAAAGCAAAAATAAAGCAAGTAACAGGATCTTATGCACAGGCGTGTTGGCAGCAATAG